A section of the Pediococcus inopinatus genome encodes:
- a CDS encoding LemA family protein has product MTGIIIAVVVVLLIGLYILLYNNLVKARTYTQESWSQINVQLKRRNDLIPNLVSTVQGYASYEKSTFTKVVELRNQLVAATDKPQTTDAERLQTMQLSDQLSGQLKSVFALSENYPDLKASAEFTKLMEELTNTENKIAYSRQLFNSSVASYNMKLQTFPSNLVAGMTSFKAATYLQVPEEETKTPDVSFKKYEDL; this is encoded by the coding sequence ATGACAGGGATAATAATCGCAGTTGTTGTGGTCCTTTTAATTGGATTGTATATTTTATTATATAACAATCTGGTAAAGGCCAGAACTTATACACAAGAATCATGGAGCCAAATTAATGTCCAACTTAAACGACGGAATGATCTGATTCCCAATTTAGTTTCAACCGTTCAAGGGTATGCTTCATATGAAAAAAGCACCTTTACGAAAGTGGTTGAATTACGTAATCAATTGGTGGCTGCAACAGACAAGCCACAAACAACGGATGCAGAACGACTACAAACCATGCAGTTGTCTGATCAATTGAGCGGTCAGTTAAAGAGTGTGTTCGCCTTATCTGAAAATTATCCAGATTTGAAGGCAAGCGCCGAGTTTACAAAGTTAATGGAAGAATTGACGAATACAGAAAATAAGATCGCTTATTCACGGCAATTGTTTAATTCAAGCGTGGCTAGTTACAACATGAAGTTACAAACCTTCCCAAGTAATTTGGTCGCTGGAATGACAAGTTTTAAAGCTGCCACATACTTACAAGTGCCTGAGGAAGAAACCAAGACACCAGATGTATCGTTTAAAAAGTACGAAGATTTATAG
- a CDS encoding low molecular weight protein-tyrosine-phosphatase encodes MKKILFVCLGNICRSPMAEALFRQRIIQANLNEQFLVDSAGTSDWEEGNRPHPQTLAVLKKHHIPAENLVSRPVSASDFQKFDLIIGMDHQNVSDLKTLAPAASPAKINLFMSVASQNKDSDVPDPWYTHKFEAAYQQISAGVDQWITFLTNPQK; translated from the coding sequence ATGAAAAAAATTTTATTTGTTTGTCTCGGTAATATTTGCCGTTCACCCATGGCTGAAGCACTATTTCGCCAAAGAATTATCCAGGCCAACTTAAATGAACAGTTTCTCGTCGATTCAGCAGGCACAAGCGATTGGGAAGAAGGTAATCGTCCTCACCCGCAAACTCTGGCGGTCTTGAAAAAGCATCATATCCCCGCCGAGAATTTGGTTTCTCGTCCAGTTTCTGCTAGTGATTTTCAAAAATTCGATCTGATCATTGGCATGGATCATCAAAATGTTTCAGATCTTAAGACTTTGGCACCTGCCGCATCCCCCGCAAAGATTAACCTGTTCATGTCCGTTGCTTCCCAAAACAAAGATTCTGATGTCCCAGATCCTTGGTATACGCATAAATTTGAAGCAGCTTATCAACAAATCTCTGCCGGTGTTGATCAGTGGATCACTTTTTTAACCAATCCCCAAAAATAA
- a CDS encoding DEAD/DEAH box helicase, with amino-acid sequence MKFTDFELSDELQKTIAESGFTEPTPIQAQTIPHVLAGKDIIGQAQTGTGKTAAFGLPILEHVDVNNPNVQALVVSPTRELAIQTQEELYRLGREKHVKVQVVYGGADIRRQIKNLKSHPQIIVGTPGRLLDHIRRHTIKLENVQTLVLDEADDMLDMGFLPDIESIISETPSSRQTLLFSATMPPAMKKIGVKFMTDPEQITVKSKELTTDLVDQYYIKSKEFEKFDMLTRILDVQTPKLALVFGRTKRRVDEVSRGLEARGYNAAGIHGDLTQQRRSSILQKFRNGQVSILVATDVAARGLDISGVTHVYNYDIPQDPDSYVHRIGRTGRAGAHGVSVTFVTPWEMDYLRDVEKLTKKRLLPLKPPTDAEAFQGRVTIAEKAIDDLVKGTKEDQFSDQTKELLEKYTPEQLAAALLNSETKTDSSQVKVKITPERPLPNHKGGKGHNGGGHRGGGYRGNNKRRSNSSSSYRGGRGDSRDSRGKSSDRGHSNYKKNNSSSNGSNNGGNRHSSSNRKFTIREHN; translated from the coding sequence TTGAAGTTTACAGATTTTGAGTTATCGGATGAGTTGCAAAAAACCATCGCAGAAAGTGGTTTTACGGAACCAACCCCGATTCAAGCTCAGACAATTCCCCATGTTTTAGCTGGCAAAGATATTATTGGTCAGGCTCAAACAGGAACGGGAAAAACAGCCGCATTTGGCTTACCTATTTTAGAGCACGTTGATGTGAATAACCCTAATGTGCAAGCATTAGTGGTTTCACCAACTCGTGAACTTGCCATTCAAACACAAGAAGAACTTTACCGTTTAGGTAGAGAAAAACATGTTAAAGTGCAAGTTGTATATGGTGGTGCCGATATTCGTCGCCAAATCAAGAATTTGAAGAGTCATCCTCAAATTATTGTTGGGACACCTGGTCGTTTGTTAGATCATATTCGTCGTCACACAATTAAGTTGGAAAATGTTCAAACATTAGTTTTGGATGAAGCTGATGATATGTTAGATATGGGCTTCTTGCCTGATATCGAATCTATCATTTCAGAAACACCATCTAGTCGTCAGACTTTATTGTTCTCAGCAACAATGCCACCAGCTATGAAAAAAATTGGTGTGAAGTTCATGACAGATCCAGAGCAAATCACAGTTAAATCAAAAGAATTAACTACTGATTTAGTGGATCAATACTATATTAAATCAAAAGAATTTGAAAAATTTGATATGTTGACTCGCATTTTGGATGTTCAAACACCCAAATTGGCTTTGGTGTTTGGACGTACAAAGCGTCGTGTTGATGAAGTTTCCCGTGGATTAGAAGCTCGTGGCTACAATGCTGCTGGGATTCATGGTGATCTTACTCAACAACGTCGTTCAAGTATTTTACAAAAATTCCGAAATGGTCAAGTTAGCATTTTAGTTGCTACTGATGTTGCAGCTCGTGGACTTGATATTTCTGGAGTTACCCATGTTTATAACTATGATATTCCACAAGATCCTGACAGTTATGTCCATCGAATTGGCCGTACAGGTCGTGCTGGAGCACATGGTGTTTCCGTTACATTTGTAACCCCATGGGAAATGGATTATCTTCGTGATGTTGAAAAGCTTACTAAGAAGCGTTTGCTTCCTCTTAAGCCACCAACAGATGCTGAAGCTTTCCAAGGTCGTGTGACAATTGCTGAAAAAGCTATTGATGATCTTGTTAAGGGCACAAAAGAAGACCAATTCAGTGACCAAACAAAGGAATTACTTGAAAAGTACACTCCTGAACAATTAGCTGCAGCCTTACTTAACAGTGAGACGAAGACTGATTCAAGCCAAGTTAAGGTGAAAATCACTCCTGAACGACCATTGCCAAACCATAAGGGCGGCAAGGGTCATAATGGTGGCGGTCATCGTGGCGGTGGTTACCGTGGTAACAACAAGCGTCGCAGCAATAGCAGTAGTAGTTATCGTGGCGGACGTGGTGATAGCCGCGACAGTCGTGGCAAGTCATCTGATCGTGGTCACAGTAACTACAAGAAGAATAATAGTAGCAGTAATGGTAGCAATAACGGTGGAAATCGTCATTCTTCATCGAATCGCAAATTTACCATTCGCGAACATAATTAG
- a CDS encoding IS3 family transposase, producing MRGLNSEKISTKEISEIAIELRQLFQTSIKLILKVIQIPRSTYYYTQSHKRRKFDDDQIIQAIDEIRQKDPKYTKKYGYRRLTTALHDLGFKVNHKRVLRIMQEHWWLCHAFNRQTKKYNSYKGLVGKIATNRLKRRFKTDRPYQKLVADVSEFRYGSMGMNERVYLEPVLDLFSGEILAFNISEHPTVKFAIKPLKEALEKLPKLNYRTTVHTDQGFQYQHRHWQQVLKKHHVYQSMSRKATCLDNAAMESFFHIMKAEMMDEHFEDKASLIQAMTEWIGFYNNRRIKTKLNGKSPVKYRELAVQKAA from the coding sequence ATTAGAGGCCTTAACTCGGAAAAAATCAGTACAAAAGAAATCTCAGAAATAGCCATCGAGTTAAGGCAACTATTCCAAACTTCTATCAAGCTGATTCTTAAAGTAATCCAAATTCCACGCAGCACTTATTACTACACTCAGAGTCATAAGAGACGTAAATTTGATGATGACCAGATTATTCAAGCAATAGACGAGATTCGCCAAAAAGATCCAAAATACACCAAAAAATACGGTTACCGAAGACTTACAACTGCATTACATGATTTAGGATTTAAAGTTAATCATAAACGCGTTTTACGAATTATGCAGGAACACTGGTGGTTGTGTCATGCCTTTAATCGACAAACCAAAAAATATAATTCATATAAAGGTTTAGTGGGTAAAATTGCCACTAATCGCTTAAAGCGACGCTTCAAAACCGATAGACCTTATCAAAAGCTCGTCGCAGACGTTAGTGAATTCAGATATGGAAGCATGGGAATGAACGAACGAGTTTATCTCGAACCAGTTCTTGATTTGTTTTCTGGAGAAATTCTAGCATTCAATATTAGTGAACATCCAACAGTTAAATTCGCAATTAAACCACTTAAGGAGGCTTTAGAAAAACTACCAAAACTAAATTACCGGACAACGGTCCATACTGACCAAGGCTTTCAGTATCAACATCGACACTGGCAGCAGGTTTTAAAGAAACATCACGTTTATCAAAGCATGTCACGTAAAGCAACTTGTCTTGATAATGCGGCGATGGAGTCTTTCTTTCACATTATGAAGGCTGAAATGATGGATGAACATTTTGAAGATAAAGCTAGCTTAATCCAAGCAATGACCGAATGGATAGGCTTTTATAATAATCGTCGAATCAAAACAAAATTAAACGGCAAGTCTCCGGTAAAATACCGAGAACTCGCCGTTCAAAAAGCAGCATAA
- a CDS encoding ISL3 family transposase, with amino-acid sequence MCYDLIAKTNRKEEIQMSLTNPILCLFEITDPNLIVTGISKERCSTNQRIHVVHATLSYQLLKCPHCGHKSLIKNGTHMSHLRLGTLSGGRYEMHLKRQRYQCKDCSKTCGAKTKLVNRNETFTHNIKHQVIVLARDMLTSKEIAKLCGISPSSVQRILNANIHLAYRVKHLPENLCFDEFRSCNHWMSFNCCDAVSHRRIVTLKDRLSKDIIDYFEARFSVQERAQVQSVTIDMNAEYGSFIHRLFPNAATIIDRFHIIQLAGRALDNERTQTIRTIQDKHSRIYHILKSQWRLFHLDEIKVNDSKAVYLRGINEYMTQQNAIDLALDAFPRFRSVYQTYQGILSAIHQKDANAFQSLLTNYQPTSNQMDITINTFIKNGSALLNSCRYPFSNGPIEGLNRKIKALKRNCFGFRNIDNFFIRISLIHE; translated from the coding sequence TTGTGCTACGATTTAATCGCCAAAACAAATCGAAAAGAGGAAATTCAGATGTCCCTAACTAATCCTATCTTATGCTTATTCGAAATAACAGACCCAAACTTAATTGTCACTGGTATTTCTAAAGAACGGTGTTCCACAAACCAACGTATTCATGTCGTCCATGCAACTTTGTCTTATCAACTTTTAAAGTGCCCACATTGTGGCCATAAAAGCTTAATTAAAAACGGAACTCACATGAGTCACCTGCGTTTAGGAACCTTATCCGGTGGTCGTTACGAAATGCATTTAAAACGTCAAAGATACCAATGTAAAGATTGTTCAAAAACCTGTGGTGCTAAAACTAAGTTGGTTAATCGTAACGAAACTTTCACACATAATATCAAACATCAAGTGATCGTTTTGGCACGCGATATGTTGACGAGTAAAGAAATTGCTAAACTTTGTGGAATTTCGCCAAGCAGTGTTCAACGAATCCTAAATGCCAATATTCACTTAGCCTATCGTGTTAAACATCTCCCAGAGAATCTTTGCTTTGATGAATTTCGTTCCTGTAATCACTGGATGTCCTTTAATTGTTGCGATGCCGTTAGTCATCGCCGAATTGTTACTTTAAAAGATCGGCTAAGTAAAGATATCATTGACTACTTTGAAGCTCGTTTTTCGGTTCAAGAACGTGCCCAAGTTCAATCAGTGACGATTGACATGAATGCTGAATATGGCAGCTTCATTCATCGCTTATTTCCCAATGCGGCCACGATTATCGATCGTTTCCATATTATTCAACTGGCTGGGCGTGCCTTAGATAATGAACGCACGCAGACCATTCGTACTATCCAAGATAAGCATTCACGAATTTATCATATTTTAAAATCTCAATGGCGTTTATTTCATCTTGATGAAATAAAAGTTAATGATTCTAAGGCTGTTTATTTACGCGGAATTAACGAGTATATGACGCAACAAAACGCCATTGATTTAGCTCTAGACGCTTTTCCCAGATTTAGATCTGTGTATCAAACCTATCAAGGTATCTTAAGTGCCATACACCAAAAGGATGCTAATGCGTTCCAATCCTTACTTACTAACTACCAACCCACTAGTAATCAAATGGACATAACGATCAACACGTTTATCAAAAATGGTTCAGCCCTTCTAAACAGTTGTCGTTATCCATTTTCCAACGGTCCAATTGAAGGACTTAATCGTAAAATCAAGGCATTAAAGCGTAACTGTTTTGGTTTTCGAAATATTGACAACTTCTTTATCCGGATTAGTTTAATTCATGAGTAA
- a CDS encoding helix-turn-helix domain-containing protein → MVKFNFDFKVKVVTGYLGGLTVNSLAHKYRIGSSATVLNWIQRYEKFGLNGLKRKAMDLEYASQFKVNVLNWRKQNQASLPVTALHFNLSSPSTIWQWESRFKALGIVGLERKRGNAKNMVKHKNKSRKPIVQKDNYTAKEDLKQLQKENEMLKIENTYLKKLEALTRKKSVQKKSQK, encoded by the coding sequence ATGGTTAAATTTAATTTTGATTTCAAAGTGAAAGTAGTAACTGGATATTTGGGTGGTCTGACCGTTAATTCATTAGCACATAAATACAGGATTGGTAGTAGTGCCACAGTTTTAAATTGGATTCAAAGATATGAGAAATTTGGCCTTAACGGTCTTAAACGCAAAGCAATGGATTTAGAATATGCTAGCCAGTTCAAAGTCAATGTATTAAACTGGAGAAAACAAAATCAGGCCTCGCTTCCAGTAACTGCCTTACATTTTAACTTATCCTCGCCGAGTACTATTTGGCAATGGGAAAGTCGGTTTAAAGCATTAGGAATTGTGGGTCTAGAGCGAAAGCGAGGCAACGCCAAGAACATGGTGAAACACAAGAATAAAAGCCGCAAACCCATTGTCCAAAAGGACAATTATACAGCCAAAGAGGATTTAAAACAGCTTCAAAAAGAAAATGAAATGTTAAAGATTGAGAACACCTACCTAAAAAAATTAGAGGCCTTAACTCGGAAAAAATCAGTACAAAAGAAATCTCAGAAATAG
- the htpX gene encoding zinc metalloprotease HtpX, translating to MLFQQIARNKRRTVYVMVGFSLLVLLIGGALGYVFFNSATSGLIMAAVIAIVYMGLMISQSTSVVMRMNHAHEVSEDEQPELWHIVEDMALVGKVPMPKVYIIDDASPNAFATGNDPKHAAVAVTSGIMQRLNREEMEGVLGHEISHIRNYDIRLQTIALALSAAISMLVNIGMHSFWWGGGNRRRSNNNNSEGGNMQIVLLIVSILLIILGPLAASIAQMALSRNREYLADASSVELTRNPQGLITALEKISSSDPMKEADPTSAALYISDPLKKKKGFSHLFDTHPPIEERIERLEKM from the coding sequence ATGCTGTTTCAACAAATTGCACGTAATAAGCGGCGAACCGTTTATGTCATGGTGGGATTTAGTTTATTGGTCCTCTTAATTGGTGGTGCATTGGGGTATGTATTTTTTAATAGTGCTACCTCAGGCCTAATCATGGCGGCCGTGATTGCAATCGTTTATATGGGACTCATGATTTCACAATCAACGTCAGTCGTCATGCGGATGAATCACGCCCACGAGGTTAGCGAAGATGAGCAACCGGAACTTTGGCACATTGTTGAAGATATGGCTTTAGTTGGTAAAGTTCCAATGCCAAAAGTTTATATAATTGATGATGCAAGTCCGAATGCTTTTGCAACTGGTAATGATCCTAAACATGCTGCGGTTGCGGTGACAAGCGGCATTATGCAGCGGTTAAACCGAGAAGAAATGGAAGGCGTTTTAGGCCACGAAATTTCTCATATTCGAAATTATGACATTCGGTTACAAACCATTGCATTGGCATTATCTGCGGCCATTTCGATGCTGGTAAATATTGGGATGCATTCGTTTTGGTGGGGCGGTGGCAACCGACGACGAAGCAATAACAACAATTCAGAAGGTGGCAACATGCAGATTGTGTTACTAATTGTTTCAATATTGTTGATTATTTTGGGACCGTTAGCTGCGTCGATTGCCCAGATGGCATTGTCCCGGAATCGGGAATATTTAGCCGATGCTTCAAGCGTGGAACTTACGCGAAATCCGCAAGGCCTGATTACAGCATTAGAAAAAATTTCTTCAAGTGATCCCATGAAAGAAGCAGACCCGACTAGCGCGGCTTTGTACATTTCGGATCCTTTAAAGAAGAAAAAGGGTTTCTCTCATTTGTTTGATACGCATCCACCAATTGAGGAACGAATTGAAAGACTTGAAAAGATGTAA
- a CDS encoding class A sortase has protein sequence MSKKNNRVKKWLATILVLLLLVLSLALIFNAQIKNWLVDSYKPQVTQQTIVKNKKKKASYDFQSVKSLDFQTVAKARANASKLDVVGEISIPQVKLNLPITNGVTNENLALTAAALKADMKMGQGNYALAGHHMVRKDVLFSPLYWKMRPGMMIYVTDLKRIYSYKATERKFIAATRVDVIEDVPNKKLITLITCDATGANRLMIRGKYEGSVAYKKAPKKIQQSFAKNFNNK, from the coding sequence ATGTCTAAAAAGAATAACAGAGTAAAAAAATGGTTAGCCACAATCCTAGTTCTTCTTTTATTAGTTTTGAGTTTGGCGTTGATTTTTAATGCGCAAATTAAAAATTGGTTGGTTGATTCGTATAAGCCCCAGGTTACCCAACAAACAATTGTGAAAAATAAAAAGAAGAAAGCCAGCTATGATTTTCAAAGTGTTAAGTCGCTGGACTTTCAAACGGTAGCTAAGGCACGCGCTAATGCTTCAAAATTGGACGTAGTGGGCGAAATAAGTATTCCCCAGGTAAAACTAAACCTACCCATAACAAATGGTGTAACGAACGAAAATTTAGCATTAACAGCGGCTGCGTTAAAAGCCGACATGAAAATGGGGCAAGGCAACTATGCGTTAGCTGGGCACCATATGGTTCGTAAGGATGTTTTATTTAGTCCTTTGTATTGGAAGATGCGGCCTGGGATGATGATTTATGTGACAGACCTTAAACGGATTTATAGTTATAAAGCCACCGAACGAAAGTTTATTGCGGCCACGCGGGTGGATGTCATTGAAGATGTCCCAAACAAAAAATTGATTACCCTCATTACTTGTGATGCTACCGGGGCCAATCGATTGATGATCCGCGGTAAATACGAAGGTTCCGTTGCATACAAAAAAGCTCCGAAAAAAATTCAACAGAGCTTTGCAAAAAACTTCAATAACAAGTAA
- a CDS encoding type B 50S ribosomal protein L31, whose product MKKGIHPDYHEVVFQDSTTGFKFISGSTKTTDETITMDDGKEYPLVRVEISSDSHPFYTGRQKFNQVDGTVDRFNKKYGLTDDNK is encoded by the coding sequence ATGAAAAAAGGAATTCATCCAGATTATCACGAAGTCGTATTTCAGGATTCAACAACTGGTTTTAAATTTATTTCCGGTTCAACGAAGACAACCGACGAAACAATCACAATGGACGATGGTAAAGAATACCCATTAGTTCGTGTTGAAATTTCATCTGACTCACACCCATTCTACACTGGTCGTCAGAAGTTCAACCAAGTCGATGGTACTGTCGATCGTTTCAACAAGAAATACGGTCTTACAGACGACAACAAATAA
- a CDS encoding ISL3 family transposase: MCYDLITKQNRKEEKQMSLTNSILSLFEMTDPNITVTGVTKKRCPNGQRIHVVHANLSYQLVKCPHCGHKSLIKNGTHVSHLRLGTLSGGRYEMQLRRQRYQCQHCLKTCGAKTNLVRRNETFTHNVKHQVIVLARDMLTSKEIAKICGISPSSVQRILNANIHLAYRVKQLPPNLCFDEFRSCNHWMSFNCCDAVSHRRIVTLKDRLSKDIIDYFEARFSVQERAQVQSVTIDMNAEYGSFIHRLFPNAATIIDRFHIIQLAGRALDNERTQTIRTIQDKHSRIYHILKSQWRLFHLDEIKVNDSKAVYLRGINEYMTQQNAIDLALDEFPEFKTVYQTYQGILTAIHQKNATGFKNLITNYQVAGNQMDVTISTFVKNGSAVLNSCRYPYSNGPIEGLNRKIKVLKRSCFGFRNIHNFFIRISLIHE; encoded by the coding sequence TTGTGCTACGATTTAATCACCAAACAAAATCGAAAAGAGGAAAAACAGATGTCCCTAACTAATTCTATCTTAAGCTTGTTTGAAATGACAGACCCAAATATAACCGTAACTGGTGTTACCAAGAAACGTTGCCCGAATGGACAACGAATTCATGTCGTTCACGCCAACCTTTCTTATCAGCTTGTGAAATGTCCCCATTGTGGCCATAAAAGTCTAATTAAAAACGGTACCCACGTTAGTCATCTAAGGTTGGGAACCTTATCAGGCGGACGTTATGAAATGCAGCTAAGACGACAAAGATATCAATGCCAACATTGTTTAAAAACCTGTGGAGCTAAAACTAACCTCGTTAGACGTAATGAAACTTTTACCCACAATGTTAAACATCAGGTCATTGTGCTAGCTCGTGACATGCTGACCAGTAAAGAAATCGCTAAAATTTGTGGCATTTCACCAAGTAGTGTGCAACGTATTTTAAATGCAAATATTCACTTGGCTTACCGTGTTAAGCAACTTCCACCAAATCTTTGTTTCGATGAATTTCGTTCCTGTAATCACTGGATGTCCTTTAATTGTTGCGATGCCGTTAGTCATCGCCGAATTGTTACTTTAAAAGATCGGCTAAGTAAAGATATCATTGACTACTTTGAAGCTCGTTTTTCGGTTCAAGAACGTGCCCAAGTTCAATCAGTGACGATTGACATGAATGCTGAATATGGCAGCTTCATTCATCGCTTATTTCCCAATGCGGCCACGATTATCGATCGTTTCCATATTATTCAACTGGCTGGGCGTGCCTTAGATAATGAACGCACGCAGACCATTCGTACTATCCAAGATAAGCATTCACGAATTTATCATATTTTAAAATCTCAATGGCGTTTATTTCATCTTGATGAAATAAAAGTTAATGATTCTAAGGCTGTTTATTTACGCGGAATTAACGAGTATATGACCCAACAGAACGCCATCGACCTTGCCTTAGATGAATTTCCAGAATTCAAAACTGTGTATCAAACTTATCAAGGCATTCTAACTGCTATCCACCAAAAGAATGCCACGGGATTTAAAAATTTGATTACCAACTACCAAGTAGCTGGTAATCAAATGGACGTCACCATTTCAACCTTCGTTAAGAACGGCTCAGCAGTGCTCAACAGTTGTCGTTATCCGTATTCTAACGGTCCTATTGAAGGACTTAATCGCAAAATCAAGGTATTAAAGCGTAGCTGTTTTGGTTTTCGAAATATTCATAACTTCTTCATTCGTATCAGTTTAATTCATGAGTAA
- a CDS encoding UDP-N-acetylmuramoyl-tripeptide--D-alanyl-D-alanine ligase: MKMQLTEIANAIGIEDVPETWAAITIANVEFDSRKARPNSLFIPLQGQRDGHEFVDTAIKNGSVATLWAKDHEDVPSDYPALVVDDPLTALQKLAVYYLKKINPKVVAITGSNGKTTTKDMTASLLETEYNVVKTEANFNNGIGVPITLLNMNANTEVVVVEMGMDHPGQLDFLSKMVQPDTVVITMIGEAHIEFFGTRDKIADAKLEITDGLKEDGLFIYNGDEPLLRERSKQVEQQQYTFGESAADDLFASNIQWAKDHTDFEINLVPGKTYRIPMIGKYNVMNALAAIAVAKAYHVDPSKIGDALSNFQITHNRTEWVQGSAGEAILSDVYNSNPTAAKEVLDSFSRTETSGSRMAVLGDMLELGEQSDAMHISLSDHLDPKLISQVYLVGNHMKALENVLKAKYPNEQIHWYSVEQEDQLIADLHAKLTNKDEILIKGSHGIHLEKVLAGLRDS; the protein is encoded by the coding sequence ATGAAAATGCAGTTGACAGAGATTGCCAATGCGATTGGAATTGAAGATGTACCTGAAACTTGGGCGGCAATTACGATTGCAAACGTAGAGTTTGATAGCCGCAAGGCACGGCCAAATTCACTATTTATTCCATTACAGGGTCAGCGTGACGGCCATGAATTTGTGGATACTGCCATAAAAAATGGGTCGGTTGCGACATTATGGGCTAAAGATCATGAAGATGTACCTAGCGATTATCCAGCTTTAGTTGTGGACGATCCACTAACGGCATTACAAAAATTAGCAGTTTATTATTTGAAAAAAATTAATCCAAAAGTCGTGGCAATTACCGGCAGCAATGGGAAAACTACGACAAAAGACATGACCGCATCTCTATTAGAAACTGAGTATAATGTGGTTAAAACAGAGGCTAACTTTAATAATGGGATTGGGGTTCCGATCACGTTATTAAATATGAATGCCAATACAGAAGTTGTGGTTGTTGAAATGGGTATGGATCATCCTGGACAATTAGATTTCTTAAGCAAAATGGTTCAGCCCGATACAGTTGTGATTACAATGATCGGGGAGGCGCATATTGAATTTTTTGGCACCCGCGATAAAATTGCTGATGCCAAACTAGAAATTACTGATGGCTTAAAAGAAGACGGTTTGTTTATTTACAATGGTGACGAGCCTCTTTTAAGAGAACGTAGTAAGCAAGTGGAGCAGCAACAATATACGTTTGGAGAAAGTGCGGCTGATGATCTTTTTGCTAGCAATATTCAGTGGGCAAAGGATCATACAGACTTTGAGATTAATTTGGTGCCAGGGAAAACGTATCGAATTCCAATGATTGGTAAGTATAATGTGATGAATGCTTTGGCGGCCATCGCGGTAGCTAAGGCTTACCATGTGGATCCATCTAAAATTGGCGATGCGTTAAGTAATTTTCAGATTACGCATAACCGGACTGAATGGGTTCAAGGCAGTGCTGGCGAAGCAATTTTGAGTGATGTGTATAATTCTAATCCTACAGCCGCTAAGGAAGTTTTAGATTCTTTCAGCCGTACGGAAACATCAGGTTCACGGATGGCTGTTTTGGGAGATATGTTGGAATTAGGCGAACAATCTGATGCCATGCATATTAGTTTATCTGATCATTTGGATCCTAAACTAATTTCTCAGGTTTACTTGGTGGGAAACCACATGAAGGCTTTGGAGAACGTCTTAAAAGCTAAGTATCCAAATGAGCAGATTCATTGGTACTCAGTTGAACAAGAAGATCAGTTAATTGCGGATCTGCATGCAAAATTAACCAATAAAGATGAAATCCTGATAAAAGGGAGCCACGGGATTCATCTTGAGAAAGTCTTGGCAGGCTTGAGGGACTCATAA